A portion of the Oncorhynchus masou masou isolate Uvic2021 chromosome 11, UVic_Omas_1.1, whole genome shotgun sequence genome contains these proteins:
- the LOC135548776 gene encoding actin filament-associated protein 1-like 1 isoform X5, which produces MEYLVSELNVLLKLLDHESVSTATAEKMSVIRSLLGQLQPSVNGSDFVYMNTSLYGNGTSFVESLFEELDCDLHELRASPEELKDQVDEKTSKIPQSKSPTDTPPPLPTTPPPEDYYEEAVPLDPGTVPQYITNIATCISSSPPNSIEDAYYEDADDNYPTTRINGPRKNSYADSDALSSSYESYDEEDEEAKGQDRTRRWQSEENSVGPMKDCRICAFLLRKKRFGQWAKQLTVVRDNRLQCYKSIKDSSPHIELPLNLCNVIYIPKEARRKKHKLRFSLPGGEALVLAVQSKEQAERWLKVIREVVSQASSNDGLEGSSSPMIQRKKDLDKLLGADKHTSDSDSVATGDNLPSGQLRDNCDQGKGKRGAFTELTGSMSRAAGRKINRIISFSKKKPPLPGDTLTSSYRDDNPRCGYLNVLVNQCWRERWCCVKGGTLYLHKERGDLRTHISTVVLHGAEVVPGLGPKHPFAFRILQGGNEVAALEASCSEEMGRWLGVLLAESGCATTPEALHYDYVDVDTITNITDAARHSFLWATSSSGASTDTRTYDEVPYEGVLQPEEPVPRPGAQVKRHSSFSSSREIEKADSLVTIKRHGSNVNQYVSGKYGKTRAEEDARRYLKEKEQMEKEREVIKNALLILRNDRKEVKEQLKDVTGKQQKQLEKRLAQLEESCRGKEGERVDLELRLNEVKENLKKSLAGGVLGPLTESKPPTSKPPRKVRISKVDNTYTEASMPVNCAAEMRKCPPSICSSSKGNVMQKAKEWESKKGT; this is translated from the exons ATGGAGTACCTGGTGAGTGAACTGAACGTGTTGCTGAAGCTGCTGGACCATGAGAGTGTGAGCACAGCCACAGCAGAGAAGATGAGTGTGATCCGGAGCCTACTGGGGCAGCTGCAGCCAtcag TGAATGGATCAGACTTCGTATACATGAATACCTCCCTTTATGGAAATGGCACCAGCTTTGTGGAATCTTTGTTTGAGGAATTGG ATTGTGACCTGCATGAGCTCAGAGCTTCCCCAGAAGAACTGAAGGATCAGGTAGATGAGAAAACCTCCAAAATACCGCAGTCGAAA AGTCCCACTGACACCCCCCCTCCTCTGCCAACCACCCCTCCACCAGAGGACTACTATGAGGAGGCAGTGCCCCTGGACCCTGGCACGGTGCCCCAGTACATCACCAACATCGCCACATGCA TCAGCTCAAGTCCCCCAAATTCCATTGAAGATGCATACTATGAAGACGCTGACGACAACTACCCCACCACCCGAATCAATGGCCCGCGCAAGAACTCCT ATGCTGATTCAGATGCGCTGAGCAGCTCCTATGAGTCgtatgatgaggaggatgaggaggcgaAGGGCCAGGACAGGACTCGGCGGTGGCAGTCAGAGGAGAACTCTGTGGGCCCCATGAAGGACTGTCGCATCTGTGCCTTCCTGCTGCGCAAGAAACGCTTCGGACAGTGGGCAAAACAGCTGACCGTTGTCCGTGACAACAGATTACAG TGCTACAAGAGCATCAAAGACAGCAGCCCACACATTGAGCTGCCGCTGAACCTGTGTAACGTCATCTACATCCCCAAAGAGGCACGCCGCAAGAAGCACAAGCTGCGTTTCTCCCTGCCTGGGGGAGAGGCCTTGGTGCTTGCTGTCCAGAGCAAGGAACAGGCAGAGCGATGGCTCAAGGTGATCCGGGAGGTGGTCAGTCAGGCCAGCAGCAATGACGGATTAGAGGGCTCCTCCTCTCCAATGATCCAGAGGAAGAAAGATCTGGACAAG TTACTAGGAGCTGACAAGCACACCTCCGACTCTGACAGCGTGGCCACTGGTGACAACCTGCCCTCTGGTCAGCTCCGGGACAACTGTGACCAAG ggaaggggaagaggggggcGTTTACAGAGCTGACAGGATCTATGAGCAGAGCGGCTGGACGGAAGATCAACAGGATCATCAGTTTCTCTAAGAAGAAGCCTCCTCTCCCAGGAGACACTCTGACCTCTTCCTACCGTGACGACAATCCCCGCTGTG GTTATCTGAATGTGCTTGTGAACCAGTgttggagggagagatggtgctGTGTAAAGGGTGGAACACTGTACCTGCACAAAGAAAGGGGTGACCTGCGTACTCACATCAGCACTGTGGTCCTCCATGGGGCTGAGGTCGTACCTGGACTGGGGCCCAAGCACCCCTTCGCTTTCCGCATCCTGCAAGGAGGCAACGAGGTGGCTGCATTGgag gccagctgttcagaggagatggGCCGCTGGCTGGGGGTCCtgctggcagagtctggctgcgCCACCACCCCAGAGGCCCTGCACTACGACTATGTGGACGTGGACACCATCACTAACATCACAGACGCAGCAAGACACTCCTTCCT TTGGGCTACCTCCTCCAGTGGCGCCTCCACAGACACCAGAACCTATGATGAGGTTCCTTATGAGGGTGTATTG CAGCCAGAGGAGCCAGTACCCAGACCAGGAGCTCAGGTGAAACGCCACTCTTCTTTCTCCagcagcagagagatagagaaggcgGATTCCTTAGTCACCATAAAGAGACACGGCTCCA ATGTGAATCAGTATGTATCAGGGAAGTATGGCAAAACACGAGCCGAGGAGGATGCCAGAAGGTACCTGAAAGAGAAAGAACAGATGGAGAAGGAGCGAGAGGTCATAAAAAATGCCCTACTCATATTACGCAATGATAGGAAAGAGGTGAAGGAACAACTGAAGGATGTTACAG GTAAGCAGCAAAAGCAGCTAGAGAAGCGTTTGGCCCAGCTGGAGGAAAGctgcagggggaaggagggggagcggGTGGACCTGGAGCTGCGTCTCAATGAGGTGAAGGAGAACCTAAAGAAGTCCCTGGCTGGAGGGGTGCTGGGTCCGCTCACAGAGAGCAAACCCCCCACTAGCAAACCACCCAGAAAG GTCCGCATCAGTAAAGTTGACAACACATACACTGAGGCATCCATGCCAGTCAACTGTGCTGCGGAGATGCGGAAGTGCCCCCCATCCATCTGTTCATCTAGCAAGGGGAACGTCATGCAGAAAGCCAAG gaATGGGAGTCCAAAAAGGGGACTTAG
- the LOC135548776 gene encoding actin filament-associated protein 1-like 1 isoform X4 produces the protein MNVKAKPAWKAHMDTSSDNSMEYLVSELNVLLKLLDHESVSTATAEKMSVIRSLLGQLQPSVNGSDFVYMNTSLYGNGTSFVESLFEELDCDLHELRASPEELKDQSPTDTPPPLPTTPPPEDYYEEAVPLDPGTVPQYITNIATCISSSPPNSIEDAYYEDADDNYPTTRINGPRKNSYADSDALSSSYESYDEEDEEAKGQDRTRRWQSEENSVGPMKDCRICAFLLRKKRFGQWAKQLTVVRDNRLQCYKSIKDSSPHIELPLNLCNVIYIPKEARRKKHKLRFSLPGGEALVLAVQSKEQAERWLKVIREVVSQASSNDGLEGSSSPMIQRKKDLDKLLGADKHTSDSDSVATGDNLPSGQLRDNCDQGKGKRGAFTELTGSMSRAAGRKINRIISFSKKKPPLPGDTLTSSYRDDNPRCGYLNVLVNQCWRERWCCVKGGTLYLHKERGDLRTHISTVVLHGAEVVPGLGPKHPFAFRILQGGNEVAALEASCSEEMGRWLGVLLAESGCATTPEALHYDYVDVDTITNITDAARHSFLWATSSSGASTDTRTYDEVPYEGVLQPEEPVPRPGAQVKRHSSFSSSREIEKADSLVTIKRHGSNVNQYVSGKYGKTRAEEDARRYLKEKEQMEKEREVIKNALLILRNDRKEVKEQLKDVTGKQQKQLEKRLAQLEESCRGKEGERVDLELRLNEVKENLKKSLAGGVLGPLTESKPPTSKPPRKVRISKVDNTYTEASMPVNCAAEMRKCPPSICSSSKGNVMQKAKEWESKKGT, from the exons CGATGGAGTACCTGGTGAGTGAACTGAACGTGTTGCTGAAGCTGCTGGACCATGAGAGTGTGAGCACAGCCACAGCAGAGAAGATGAGTGTGATCCGGAGCCTACTGGGGCAGCTGCAGCCAtcag TGAATGGATCAGACTTCGTATACATGAATACCTCCCTTTATGGAAATGGCACCAGCTTTGTGGAATCTTTGTTTGAGGAATTGG ATTGTGACCTGCATGAGCTCAGAGCTTCCCCAGAAGAACTGAAGGATCAG AGTCCCACTGACACCCCCCCTCCTCTGCCAACCACCCCTCCACCAGAGGACTACTATGAGGAGGCAGTGCCCCTGGACCCTGGCACGGTGCCCCAGTACATCACCAACATCGCCACATGCA TCAGCTCAAGTCCCCCAAATTCCATTGAAGATGCATACTATGAAGACGCTGACGACAACTACCCCACCACCCGAATCAATGGCCCGCGCAAGAACTCCT ATGCTGATTCAGATGCGCTGAGCAGCTCCTATGAGTCgtatgatgaggaggatgaggaggcgaAGGGCCAGGACAGGACTCGGCGGTGGCAGTCAGAGGAGAACTCTGTGGGCCCCATGAAGGACTGTCGCATCTGTGCCTTCCTGCTGCGCAAGAAACGCTTCGGACAGTGGGCAAAACAGCTGACCGTTGTCCGTGACAACAGATTACAG TGCTACAAGAGCATCAAAGACAGCAGCCCACACATTGAGCTGCCGCTGAACCTGTGTAACGTCATCTACATCCCCAAAGAGGCACGCCGCAAGAAGCACAAGCTGCGTTTCTCCCTGCCTGGGGGAGAGGCCTTGGTGCTTGCTGTCCAGAGCAAGGAACAGGCAGAGCGATGGCTCAAGGTGATCCGGGAGGTGGTCAGTCAGGCCAGCAGCAATGACGGATTAGAGGGCTCCTCCTCTCCAATGATCCAGAGGAAGAAAGATCTGGACAAG TTACTAGGAGCTGACAAGCACACCTCCGACTCTGACAGCGTGGCCACTGGTGACAACCTGCCCTCTGGTCAGCTCCGGGACAACTGTGACCAAG ggaaggggaagaggggggcGTTTACAGAGCTGACAGGATCTATGAGCAGAGCGGCTGGACGGAAGATCAACAGGATCATCAGTTTCTCTAAGAAGAAGCCTCCTCTCCCAGGAGACACTCTGACCTCTTCCTACCGTGACGACAATCCCCGCTGTG GTTATCTGAATGTGCTTGTGAACCAGTgttggagggagagatggtgctGTGTAAAGGGTGGAACACTGTACCTGCACAAAGAAAGGGGTGACCTGCGTACTCACATCAGCACTGTGGTCCTCCATGGGGCTGAGGTCGTACCTGGACTGGGGCCCAAGCACCCCTTCGCTTTCCGCATCCTGCAAGGAGGCAACGAGGTGGCTGCATTGgag gccagctgttcagaggagatggGCCGCTGGCTGGGGGTCCtgctggcagagtctggctgcgCCACCACCCCAGAGGCCCTGCACTACGACTATGTGGACGTGGACACCATCACTAACATCACAGACGCAGCAAGACACTCCTTCCT TTGGGCTACCTCCTCCAGTGGCGCCTCCACAGACACCAGAACCTATGATGAGGTTCCTTATGAGGGTGTATTG CAGCCAGAGGAGCCAGTACCCAGACCAGGAGCTCAGGTGAAACGCCACTCTTCTTTCTCCagcagcagagagatagagaaggcgGATTCCTTAGTCACCATAAAGAGACACGGCTCCA ATGTGAATCAGTATGTATCAGGGAAGTATGGCAAAACACGAGCCGAGGAGGATGCCAGAAGGTACCTGAAAGAGAAAGAACAGATGGAGAAGGAGCGAGAGGTCATAAAAAATGCCCTACTCATATTACGCAATGATAGGAAAGAGGTGAAGGAACAACTGAAGGATGTTACAG GTAAGCAGCAAAAGCAGCTAGAGAAGCGTTTGGCCCAGCTGGAGGAAAGctgcagggggaaggagggggagcggGTGGACCTGGAGCTGCGTCTCAATGAGGTGAAGGAGAACCTAAAGAAGTCCCTGGCTGGAGGGGTGCTGGGTCCGCTCACAGAGAGCAAACCCCCCACTAGCAAACCACCCAGAAAG GTCCGCATCAGTAAAGTTGACAACACATACACTGAGGCATCCATGCCAGTCAACTGTGCTGCGGAGATGCGGAAGTGCCCCCCATCCATCTGTTCATCTAGCAAGGGGAACGTCATGCAGAAAGCCAAG gaATGGGAGTCCAAAAAGGGGACTTAG
- the LOC135548776 gene encoding actin filament-associated protein 1-like 1 isoform X2 gives MNVKAKPAWKAHMDTSSDNSMEYLVSELNVLLKLLDHESVSTATAEKMSVIRSLLGQLQPSVNGSDFVYMNTSLYGNGTSFVESLFEELDCDLHELRASPEELKDQVDEKTSKIPQSKSPTDTPPPLPTTPPPEDYYEEAVPLDPGTVPQYITNIATCISSSPPNSIEDAYYEDADDNYPTTRINGPRKNSYADSDALSSSYESYDEEDEEAKGQDRTRRWQSEENSVGPMKDCRICAFLLRKKRFGQWAKQLTVVRDNRLQCYKSIKDSSPHIELPLNLCNVIYIPKEARRKKHKLRFSLPGGEALVLAVQSKEQAERWLKVIREVVSQASSNDGLEGSSSPMIQRKKDLDKLLGADKHTSDSDSVATGDNLPSGQLRDNCDQGKGKRGAFTELTGSMSRAAGRKINRIISFSKKKPPLPGDTLTSSYRDDNPRCGYLNVLVNQCWRERWCCVKGGTLYLHKERGDLRTHISTVVLHGAEVVPGLGPKHPFAFRILQGGNEVAALEASCSEEMGRWLGVLLAESGCATTPEALHYDYVDVDTITNITDAARHSFLWATSSSGASTDTRTYDEVPYEGVLPEEPVPRPGAQVKRHSSFSSSREIEKADSLVTIKRHGSNVNQYVSGKYGKTRAEEDARRYLKEKEQMEKEREVIKNALLILRNDRKEVKEQLKDVTGKQQKQLEKRLAQLEESCRGKEGERVDLELRLNEVKENLKKSLAGGVLGPLTESKPPTSKPPRKVRISKVDNTYTEASMPVNCAAEMRKCPPSICSSSKGNVMQKAKEWESKKGT, from the exons CGATGGAGTACCTGGTGAGTGAACTGAACGTGTTGCTGAAGCTGCTGGACCATGAGAGTGTGAGCACAGCCACAGCAGAGAAGATGAGTGTGATCCGGAGCCTACTGGGGCAGCTGCAGCCAtcag TGAATGGATCAGACTTCGTATACATGAATACCTCCCTTTATGGAAATGGCACCAGCTTTGTGGAATCTTTGTTTGAGGAATTGG ATTGTGACCTGCATGAGCTCAGAGCTTCCCCAGAAGAACTGAAGGATCAGGTAGATGAGAAAACCTCCAAAATACCGCAGTCGAAA AGTCCCACTGACACCCCCCCTCCTCTGCCAACCACCCCTCCACCAGAGGACTACTATGAGGAGGCAGTGCCCCTGGACCCTGGCACGGTGCCCCAGTACATCACCAACATCGCCACATGCA TCAGCTCAAGTCCCCCAAATTCCATTGAAGATGCATACTATGAAGACGCTGACGACAACTACCCCACCACCCGAATCAATGGCCCGCGCAAGAACTCCT ATGCTGATTCAGATGCGCTGAGCAGCTCCTATGAGTCgtatgatgaggaggatgaggaggcgaAGGGCCAGGACAGGACTCGGCGGTGGCAGTCAGAGGAGAACTCTGTGGGCCCCATGAAGGACTGTCGCATCTGTGCCTTCCTGCTGCGCAAGAAACGCTTCGGACAGTGGGCAAAACAGCTGACCGTTGTCCGTGACAACAGATTACAG TGCTACAAGAGCATCAAAGACAGCAGCCCACACATTGAGCTGCCGCTGAACCTGTGTAACGTCATCTACATCCCCAAAGAGGCACGCCGCAAGAAGCACAAGCTGCGTTTCTCCCTGCCTGGGGGAGAGGCCTTGGTGCTTGCTGTCCAGAGCAAGGAACAGGCAGAGCGATGGCTCAAGGTGATCCGGGAGGTGGTCAGTCAGGCCAGCAGCAATGACGGATTAGAGGGCTCCTCCTCTCCAATGATCCAGAGGAAGAAAGATCTGGACAAG TTACTAGGAGCTGACAAGCACACCTCCGACTCTGACAGCGTGGCCACTGGTGACAACCTGCCCTCTGGTCAGCTCCGGGACAACTGTGACCAAG ggaaggggaagaggggggcGTTTACAGAGCTGACAGGATCTATGAGCAGAGCGGCTGGACGGAAGATCAACAGGATCATCAGTTTCTCTAAGAAGAAGCCTCCTCTCCCAGGAGACACTCTGACCTCTTCCTACCGTGACGACAATCCCCGCTGTG GTTATCTGAATGTGCTTGTGAACCAGTgttggagggagagatggtgctGTGTAAAGGGTGGAACACTGTACCTGCACAAAGAAAGGGGTGACCTGCGTACTCACATCAGCACTGTGGTCCTCCATGGGGCTGAGGTCGTACCTGGACTGGGGCCCAAGCACCCCTTCGCTTTCCGCATCCTGCAAGGAGGCAACGAGGTGGCTGCATTGgag gccagctgttcagaggagatggGCCGCTGGCTGGGGGTCCtgctggcagagtctggctgcgCCACCACCCCAGAGGCCCTGCACTACGACTATGTGGACGTGGACACCATCACTAACATCACAGACGCAGCAAGACACTCCTTCCT TTGGGCTACCTCCTCCAGTGGCGCCTCCACAGACACCAGAACCTATGATGAGGTTCCTTATGAGGGTGTATTG CCAGAGGAGCCAGTACCCAGACCAGGAGCTCAGGTGAAACGCCACTCTTCTTTCTCCagcagcagagagatagagaaggcgGATTCCTTAGTCACCATAAAGAGACACGGCTCCA ATGTGAATCAGTATGTATCAGGGAAGTATGGCAAAACACGAGCCGAGGAGGATGCCAGAAGGTACCTGAAAGAGAAAGAACAGATGGAGAAGGAGCGAGAGGTCATAAAAAATGCCCTACTCATATTACGCAATGATAGGAAAGAGGTGAAGGAACAACTGAAGGATGTTACAG GTAAGCAGCAAAAGCAGCTAGAGAAGCGTTTGGCCCAGCTGGAGGAAAGctgcagggggaaggagggggagcggGTGGACCTGGAGCTGCGTCTCAATGAGGTGAAGGAGAACCTAAAGAAGTCCCTGGCTGGAGGGGTGCTGGGTCCGCTCACAGAGAGCAAACCCCCCACTAGCAAACCACCCAGAAAG GTCCGCATCAGTAAAGTTGACAACACATACACTGAGGCATCCATGCCAGTCAACTGTGCTGCGGAGATGCGGAAGTGCCCCCCATCCATCTGTTCATCTAGCAAGGGGAACGTCATGCAGAAAGCCAAG gaATGGGAGTCCAAAAAGGGGACTTAG
- the LOC135548776 gene encoding actin filament-associated protein 1-like 1 isoform X1, whose translation MNVKAKPAWKAHMDTSSDNSMEYLVSELNVLLKLLDHESVSTATAEKMSVIRSLLGQLQPSVNGSDFVYMNTSLYGNGTSFVESLFEELDCDLHELRASPEELKDQVDEKTSKIPQSKSPTDTPPPLPTTPPPEDYYEEAVPLDPGTVPQYITNIATCISSSPPNSIEDAYYEDADDNYPTTRINGPRKNSYADSDALSSSYESYDEEDEEAKGQDRTRRWQSEENSVGPMKDCRICAFLLRKKRFGQWAKQLTVVRDNRLQCYKSIKDSSPHIELPLNLCNVIYIPKEARRKKHKLRFSLPGGEALVLAVQSKEQAERWLKVIREVVSQASSNDGLEGSSSPMIQRKKDLDKLLGADKHTSDSDSVATGDNLPSGQLRDNCDQGKGKRGAFTELTGSMSRAAGRKINRIISFSKKKPPLPGDTLTSSYRDDNPRCGYLNVLVNQCWRERWCCVKGGTLYLHKERGDLRTHISTVVLHGAEVVPGLGPKHPFAFRILQGGNEVAALEASCSEEMGRWLGVLLAESGCATTPEALHYDYVDVDTITNITDAARHSFLWATSSSGASTDTRTYDEVPYEGVLQPEEPVPRPGAQVKRHSSFSSSREIEKADSLVTIKRHGSNVNQYVSGKYGKTRAEEDARRYLKEKEQMEKEREVIKNALLILRNDRKEVKEQLKDVTGKQQKQLEKRLAQLEESCRGKEGERVDLELRLNEVKENLKKSLAGGVLGPLTESKPPTSKPPRKVRISKVDNTYTEASMPVNCAAEMRKCPPSICSSSKGNVMQKAKEWESKKGT comes from the exons CGATGGAGTACCTGGTGAGTGAACTGAACGTGTTGCTGAAGCTGCTGGACCATGAGAGTGTGAGCACAGCCACAGCAGAGAAGATGAGTGTGATCCGGAGCCTACTGGGGCAGCTGCAGCCAtcag TGAATGGATCAGACTTCGTATACATGAATACCTCCCTTTATGGAAATGGCACCAGCTTTGTGGAATCTTTGTTTGAGGAATTGG ATTGTGACCTGCATGAGCTCAGAGCTTCCCCAGAAGAACTGAAGGATCAGGTAGATGAGAAAACCTCCAAAATACCGCAGTCGAAA AGTCCCACTGACACCCCCCCTCCTCTGCCAACCACCCCTCCACCAGAGGACTACTATGAGGAGGCAGTGCCCCTGGACCCTGGCACGGTGCCCCAGTACATCACCAACATCGCCACATGCA TCAGCTCAAGTCCCCCAAATTCCATTGAAGATGCATACTATGAAGACGCTGACGACAACTACCCCACCACCCGAATCAATGGCCCGCGCAAGAACTCCT ATGCTGATTCAGATGCGCTGAGCAGCTCCTATGAGTCgtatgatgaggaggatgaggaggcgaAGGGCCAGGACAGGACTCGGCGGTGGCAGTCAGAGGAGAACTCTGTGGGCCCCATGAAGGACTGTCGCATCTGTGCCTTCCTGCTGCGCAAGAAACGCTTCGGACAGTGGGCAAAACAGCTGACCGTTGTCCGTGACAACAGATTACAG TGCTACAAGAGCATCAAAGACAGCAGCCCACACATTGAGCTGCCGCTGAACCTGTGTAACGTCATCTACATCCCCAAAGAGGCACGCCGCAAGAAGCACAAGCTGCGTTTCTCCCTGCCTGGGGGAGAGGCCTTGGTGCTTGCTGTCCAGAGCAAGGAACAGGCAGAGCGATGGCTCAAGGTGATCCGGGAGGTGGTCAGTCAGGCCAGCAGCAATGACGGATTAGAGGGCTCCTCCTCTCCAATGATCCAGAGGAAGAAAGATCTGGACAAG TTACTAGGAGCTGACAAGCACACCTCCGACTCTGACAGCGTGGCCACTGGTGACAACCTGCCCTCTGGTCAGCTCCGGGACAACTGTGACCAAG ggaaggggaagaggggggcGTTTACAGAGCTGACAGGATCTATGAGCAGAGCGGCTGGACGGAAGATCAACAGGATCATCAGTTTCTCTAAGAAGAAGCCTCCTCTCCCAGGAGACACTCTGACCTCTTCCTACCGTGACGACAATCCCCGCTGTG GTTATCTGAATGTGCTTGTGAACCAGTgttggagggagagatggtgctGTGTAAAGGGTGGAACACTGTACCTGCACAAAGAAAGGGGTGACCTGCGTACTCACATCAGCACTGTGGTCCTCCATGGGGCTGAGGTCGTACCTGGACTGGGGCCCAAGCACCCCTTCGCTTTCCGCATCCTGCAAGGAGGCAACGAGGTGGCTGCATTGgag gccagctgttcagaggagatggGCCGCTGGCTGGGGGTCCtgctggcagagtctggctgcgCCACCACCCCAGAGGCCCTGCACTACGACTATGTGGACGTGGACACCATCACTAACATCACAGACGCAGCAAGACACTCCTTCCT TTGGGCTACCTCCTCCAGTGGCGCCTCCACAGACACCAGAACCTATGATGAGGTTCCTTATGAGGGTGTATTG CAGCCAGAGGAGCCAGTACCCAGACCAGGAGCTCAGGTGAAACGCCACTCTTCTTTCTCCagcagcagagagatagagaaggcgGATTCCTTAGTCACCATAAAGAGACACGGCTCCA ATGTGAATCAGTATGTATCAGGGAAGTATGGCAAAACACGAGCCGAGGAGGATGCCAGAAGGTACCTGAAAGAGAAAGAACAGATGGAGAAGGAGCGAGAGGTCATAAAAAATGCCCTACTCATATTACGCAATGATAGGAAAGAGGTGAAGGAACAACTGAAGGATGTTACAG GTAAGCAGCAAAAGCAGCTAGAGAAGCGTTTGGCCCAGCTGGAGGAAAGctgcagggggaaggagggggagcggGTGGACCTGGAGCTGCGTCTCAATGAGGTGAAGGAGAACCTAAAGAAGTCCCTGGCTGGAGGGGTGCTGGGTCCGCTCACAGAGAGCAAACCCCCCACTAGCAAACCACCCAGAAAG GTCCGCATCAGTAAAGTTGACAACACATACACTGAGGCATCCATGCCAGTCAACTGTGCTGCGGAGATGCGGAAGTGCCCCCCATCCATCTGTTCATCTAGCAAGGGGAACGTCATGCAGAAAGCCAAG gaATGGGAGTCCAAAAAGGGGACTTAG